From the genome of Castor canadensis chromosome 4, mCasCan1.hap1v2, whole genome shotgun sequence, one region includes:
- the Colec12 gene encoding collectin-12 isoform X1, which translates to MKDDFAEEEEVQSFGYKRFGIQEGTQCTKCKNNWALKFSIILLYILCALLTITVAILGYKVVEKMENVTGGMETSRQTYDDKLTAVESDLKKLGDQTGKKAISTNSELSTFRSDILDLRQQLREITEKTSKNKDTLEKLQANGDALVDRQSQLKETLENNSFLITTVNKTLQAYNGYVTNLQQDTSVLQGNLQSQLYSHNVVVMNLNNLNLTQVQQRNLIANLQRSVDDTSQAIQRIKNDFQNLQQVFLQAKKDTDWLKEKVQSLQTLAANNSALAKANNDTLEDMNSQLSSFTGQMDNITAISQSNEQNLKDLQDLHKDAENRTAIKFSQLEERFQLFETDIVNIISNISYTAHHLRTLTSNLNEVRTTCTDTLTKHTDDLTSLNNTLANIRLDSVSLRMQQDMMRSRLDTEVANLSVIMEEMKLVDSKHGQLIKNFTILQGPPGPRGPKGDRGSQGPPGPTGNKGQKGEKGEPGPPGPAGERGPIGPAGPPGERGGKGSKGSQGPKGSRGSPGKPGPQGPNGDPGPPGPPGKDGLPGPQGPPGFQGLQGTVGEPGVPGPRGLPGLPGVPGMPGPKGPPGPPGPSGVVEPLALQNEPTSAPEANGCPPHWKNFTDKCYYFSVEKEIFEDAKLFCEDKSSHLVFINTREEQQWIKKQIAGRDSHWIGLTDAEHENEWKWLDGTPAHYKNWKAGQPDNWGHGHGPGEDCAGLIYAGQWNDFQCEDINNFICEKDRKTVLSSAL; encoded by the exons GTATTCAGGAAGGAACACAATGTACCAAATGTAAAAATAACTGGGCACTGAAGTTTTCTatcatattattatatattttgtgtGCCTTGCTAACCATCACAGTAGCCATTTTGGGATATAAAG TTGTAGAGAAAATGGAGAATGTCACAGGTGGCATGGAGACATCTCGCCAAACCTATGATGACAAGCTCACAGCAGTGGAAAGTGACCTGAAAAAATTAG GGGACCAAACTGGGAAGAAAGCTATAAGCACCAACTCAGAGCTTTCCACCTTCAGATCAGATATTCTGGATCTTCGACAACAACTTCGCGAGATTACAGAAAAAACCAGCAAGAACAAAGATACGCTGGAGAAGTTGCAGGCAAATGGGGATGCACTGGTGGACAGGCAGAGTCAACTGAAAGAGACTTTGGAGAATAATTCTTTCCTCATCACCACTGTAAACAAAACCCTCCAGGCATACAACGGCTATGTCACAAATCTGCAGCAAGACACCAGCGTGCTCCAGGGCAACCTACAGAGCCAGCTGTATTCCCACAACGTGGTCGTTATGAACCTCAACAACCTGAACCTGACCCAGGTGCAGCAGAGGAACCTCATCGCCAATCTGCAGCGGTCAGTGGATGACACAAGCCAGGCTATCCAGCGAATCAAGAATGACTTCCAAAAtctgcagcaagttttccttcaAGCCAAGAAGGACACCGATTGGTTGAAGGAGAAAGTGCAGAGCTTGCAGACGTTGGCTGCCAACAACTCTGCCTTGGCCAAAGCCAACAATGACACCCTGGAGGATATGAACAGCCAGCTCAGCTCATTCACAGGGCAGATGGACAACATCACTGCTATCTCACAGTCCAACGAGCAGAACCTGAAGGATCTTCAGGACTTACACAAGGATGCGGAGAATAGAACAGCCATCAAGTTCAGCCAGCTGGAGGAACGCTTCCAGCTCTTTGAGACAGATATTGTGAATATCATTAGCAACATCAGCTACACAGCCCACCACCTGCGGACACTGACCAGCAATCTGAATGAAGTCAGGACCACTTGCACGGATACGCTAACTAAACACACGGATGACCTGACCTCCTTGAATAATACACTGGCCAACATCCGTTTGGATTCTGTTTCTCTCAGGATGCAGCAAGATATGATGAGGTCCAGGTTAGACACTGAAGTGGCCAACTTATCAGTGATTATGGAAGAGATGAAACTGGTGGATTCCAAGCATGGTCAACTCATCAAGAATTTTACAATACTACAAG gtCCTCCTGGCCCCAGGGGTCCAAAAGGTGACAGAGGATCTCAGGGACCTCCTGGTCCAACTGGCAACAAGggacagaaaggagagaagggggagCCTGGTCCACCCGGCCCAGCGGGTGAGAGAGGCCCAATTGGACCAGCTGGCCCTCCTGGAGAGCGTGGTGGCAAAGGCTCCAAAGGCTCACAGGGTCCCAAAGGCTCCCGTGGATCCCCTGGGAAGCCTGGCCCTCAGGGGCCCAATGGGGATCCTGGGCCTCCAGGCCCACCAGGCAAGGATGGACTTCCTGGTCCCCAGGGCCCTCCTGGCTTCCAAGGACTGCAGGGCACTGTGGGAGAACCTGGGGTGCCTGGACCACGGGGGCTACCAGGCTTGCCAGGAGTACCAGGCATGCCAGGACCCAAGGGCCCTCCTGGTCCCCCAGGCCCATCAGGAGTCGTGGAGCCCCTGGCTCTACAGAATGAGCCAACTTCAGCACCAGAAGCCAATG GCTGTCCGCCTCACTGGAAGAACTTCACAGACAAATGCTACtatttttcggtggagaaagaaATTTTTGAAGATGCAAAACTTTTCTGTGAAGATAAGTCTTCACATCTTGTTTTCATAAACACAAGAGAGGAACAG CAATGGATAAAAAAGCAGATAGCAGGGAGAGACAGCCACTGGATTGGCCTCACAGATGCAGAGcatgaaaatgaatggaagtggCTGGACGggacacctgcacactacaa